One genomic region from Balaenoptera acutorostrata chromosome 1, mBalAcu1.1, whole genome shotgun sequence encodes:
- the LOC102997413 gene encoding protein S100-A7-like has product MSSTEAEKTTIGTSDLSHKYSGPEDTIEKGDPPKLLKENFPNLLSARTKMGTDYLSTVFEKKDKNKDKKVDSSELLSLLGDIATDYHSQGHRAPPCSGGN; this is encoded by the exons ATGAGCAGCACTGAGGCCGAGAAGACCACGATAGGCACGAGTGACCTGTCTCACAAATACTCGGGACCCGAAGACACCATCGAGAAGGGGGACCCGCCGAAGCTGTTGAAGGAGAATTTCCCCAACTTGCTCAGTGCCCGT ACCAAAATGGGCACAGATTACTTGTCCACTGTCTTTGAGAAAAAGGAC aagAATAAGGACAAGAAGGTTGACTCTTCCGAGCTCCTCTCCTTGCTGGGGGATATAGCCACAGACTACCACAGTCAGGGCCACAGAGCGCCACCCTGTTCTGGGGGAAATTAG
- the LOC103014480 gene encoding transmembrane protein 230-like, protein MTPSHTNLATGIPSSKVKYSRLSSTDDGYIDLQFKKSPPKISYKAIALATVLFLIGTFLIIIGSLLLAAYISKGEAGRAVPVLIIGNLVFLPGFDHLCIAYYASKGYQGYSYDDDIPDFDD, encoded by the exons ATGACGCCGTCTCATACCAACCTGGCTACTGGAATCCCCAGTAGTAAAGTGAAATACTCAAGGCTCTCCAGTACAGACGATGGCTACATTGACCTTCAGTTT aagaaaagccctccTAAGATTTCATATAAGGCCATTGCGCTTGCTACGGTGCTGTTTTTGATTGGCACTTTTCTCATTATCATAGGCTCCCTCCTGCTGGCAGCCTATATCAGCAAAGGGGAGGCAGGCCGGGCCGTTCCCGTCCTGATCATTGGCAACCTGGTGTTCCTGCCAGGATTTGACCACCTGTGCATCGCCTACTATGCATCCAAAGGCTACCAGGGATACTCCTACGATGATGACATTCCAGACTTTGATGACTAG
- the LOC103020884 gene encoding LOW QUALITY PROTEIN: protein S100-A7 (The sequence of the model RefSeq protein was modified relative to this genomic sequence to represent the inferred CDS: substituted 1 base at 1 genomic stop codon) produces MSSTEAEKTTIGTSDLSYKYSGPEDTIEKGDPPKLLKENFPSFLSARTKMGTVYLSTDFEKKDKNKDEKTDFSXFLSLLGDIVTDYHNHGHGVPLYYGGY; encoded by the exons ATGAGCAGCACTGAGGCTGAGAAGACCACGATAGGCACGAGTGACCTGTCTTACAAATACTCGGGGCCCGAAGACACCATCGAGAAGGGGGACCCGCCGAAGCTGTTGAAGGAGAATTTCCCCAGCTTCCTCAGTGCCCGT ACCAAAATGGGCACAGTTTACTTGTCCACTGACTTTGAGAAAAAGGACAAGAATAAGGATGAGAAGACTGACTTTTCCTAGTTCCTCTCCTTGCTGGGGGATATAGTCACAGACTACCACAATCATGGCCACGGAGTGCCACTCTATTATGGGGGATATTAG